One genomic region from Sphingobacterium multivorum encodes:
- a CDS encoding PLP-dependent cysteine synthase family protein: MAEQELLSACLSPALDKRFKHLWRLVGNTPMLELQYTYKGKPGRIFVKCENYNLTGSIKDRMALYILYKAYMNCQIRPSDVVIEATSGNTGIAFSAIGKALGHQVKIIMPNWLSKERTDIIRSMGADIQLISKEEGGFLGSIRLSEELAAKGGVFLPRQFENQYNAEAHEKTTGYEIVKQLEEQGLVADAFVAGVGTGGTVMGVGRSLRKVNPNVRVHPLEPAESPTLTTGHKVGSHRIQGISDEFIPAIVDLDELDTVVCANDGDSIIMAQKLSRQLGLAVGISSGANVIGAIKLQQELGDEAVVVTLLCDDNKKYLSTDLVKEEPVKEGYLSTDVDFSGFQPICRLPNPVFGA, encoded by the coding sequence ATGGCTGAACAAGAATTATTAAGTGCGTGTTTGTCGCCTGCATTGGACAAGAGATTCAAACATCTGTGGAGATTGGTCGGAAATACACCGATGTTGGAGCTACAGTATACTTACAAAGGTAAACCCGGACGAATTTTCGTGAAATGTGAGAACTACAACCTGACCGGTAGCATCAAGGATAGGATGGCGCTTTATATTTTATACAAAGCGTATATGAATTGTCAGATCCGGCCGAGTGATGTTGTTATTGAAGCCACAAGTGGAAACACAGGGATTGCTTTTTCAGCAATTGGTAAAGCACTTGGTCATCAGGTAAAGATTATTATGCCCAATTGGTTGAGTAAGGAACGTACCGATATTATCCGTAGTATGGGTGCGGATATTCAGTTGATAAGCAAAGAAGAAGGTGGTTTTTTAGGTAGTATCCGTTTAAGTGAAGAGCTTGCTGCGAAGGGCGGTGTTTTTCTTCCACGGCAATTCGAGAATCAATATAATGCCGAAGCGCATGAGAAAACCACCGGTTATGAGATTGTCAAGCAACTGGAAGAACAGGGCTTAGTTGCTGATGCTTTTGTTGCTGGTGTGGGAACTGGTGGTACGGTCATGGGTGTGGGTAGAAGCTTAAGAAAGGTAAACCCAAATGTCCGTGTACATCCCCTGGAACCGGCAGAAAGTCCAACTTTAACTACAGGGCATAAGGTAGGTTCACACCGTATTCAGGGAATATCTGATGAATTTATTCCTGCCATTGTGGATTTGGATGAACTCGATACGGTCGTATGTGCCAACGATGGCGACTCCATTATCATGGCGCAGAAGCTATCTCGCCAATTGGGATTGGCTGTTGGAATCTCTTCGGGAGCAAATGTAATCGGAGCGATTAAATTACAGCAGGAGCTAGGCGATGAAGCGGTCGTGGTGACCCTACTTTGTGATGATAACAAAAAATACCTAAGTACGGATTTGGTGAAAGAGGAGCCGGTAAAAGAAGGATATCTTTCTACAGACGTTGATTTCTCAGGTTTTCAGCCGATCTGCAGATTGCCAAATCCGGTATTTGGTGCTTAA
- a CDS encoding Lrp/AsnC family transcriptional regulator has product MELDEIDVKLLRLLQQDASMSNKALSFELNKSIAAVHERVRKLKRLGYIKKTVAILDRHKIGIGLISFSQVFLKAHTFEVLNEFEKEVAKFPEVMECYQMAGSYDFMLRIATKDMDAYHIFLRHRLAVLPQVNTVQTYFVLSETKSETAYPL; this is encoded by the coding sequence ATGGAATTGGATGAAATAGATGTAAAATTATTACGCCTCCTACAGCAAGACGCCTCCATGAGCAATAAAGCACTATCTTTTGAGCTCAACAAGTCTATTGCTGCTGTTCATGAGCGCGTTAGAAAGCTGAAGCGGCTGGGTTACATCAAAAAAACGGTGGCGATTTTGGACCGCCACAAAATAGGCATTGGGTTAATTTCCTTTTCCCAGGTCTTTCTCAAGGCGCATACTTTTGAAGTGTTGAATGAATTCGAAAAAGAGGTGGCTAAATTTCCCGAGGTGATGGAATGCTACCAAATGGCGGGTTCTTATGACTTTATGTTACGTATTGCAACCAAAGATATGGATGCTTATCATATTTTTCTGCGGCATCGACTGGCTGTATTACCGCAAGTAAATACCGTACAGACCTACTTTGTATTATCGGAAACGAAAAGTGAGACGGCTTATCCCCTTTAA
- a CDS encoding DUF5686 family protein, giving the protein MAFAQNKTVTGTVKDAKTKNPIPYATVAVVGAPASAGTATSTNANGEFKLVFPTSYVKIRASYIGYDSKDAFVTNDATQTKEILMDEQDNMLEEVVVKAKKKKYSNKDNPAVALIRKVIENKEKNRLSGQQYAEFDQYEKMSLGLSNLSEKFVNKKIFKNYQFLFETDDSAKTANKYVLPAFIEEKMSKVYYRKDPSKTKQYILGNQRAQFDPKFIDNDGLTAYFNKLYEQVDIYDNNISLVTNQFLSPIANSAPTFYKFYITDTIKTVQPWLVELSFFPRNKADMLFKGQLYVTLDGNYAVQGANMTVADDINLNFVRDLQIQLKFEKDSKSRFYLKTSTLGIDFSLTEKGMGIRGSRTVDYNNYKVGIQRPDSTYDGPSTVIAYNVENKKATKSLFETQRPLALAQNELNIYHNIDTLQKIPSFRTFMDIAALVLSGYKQAGPVEIGPVNTFYSFNPVEGFRLRVGGRTTESLSKRFYAETYAAYGFKDQKWKYFFSGTYAFNNKSVYSFPMHYIRASYKKDTKIPGQKLEFIQEDNFLLSFKRGDNDRYIYETNYGLEYKKEFLNHLAIGAAFNINRQTPAGSLTYQMVDANNESRLFNELNSTELSVNFRYAPHEEFYQGKIYRTPIFNQYPIFTFNYTAGIKGLAKGEYNYHNFNVGAFKRFYFSQFGFADVTAEGTYIAGKEIPFPFLTIHRANQTYAYQLNSYNLMNFLEFVSDHNASLNVQYYMNGFLLNKIPLIKKLKLREVFSFKGVYGGLRKENNPDDPNYGSKVFTWQHNADGVQSSYTFGSEPYMEASIGLSNIFKILRVDYVKRLNYLDHVDAPAWGIRARVRFDF; this is encoded by the coding sequence TACCGGTACAGTTAAAGATGCAAAGACCAAGAATCCTATACCCTATGCTACCGTAGCCGTCGTTGGCGCCCCGGCTTCCGCTGGAACCGCCACGTCGACCAATGCAAATGGTGAATTCAAACTTGTCTTTCCAACATCTTATGTGAAAATCAGAGCAAGTTACATTGGGTATGACAGCAAAGATGCTTTTGTTACGAATGACGCTACGCAAACAAAAGAAATTTTGATGGATGAACAGGACAACATGCTGGAGGAAGTTGTCGTCAAAGCCAAAAAGAAAAAATACAGCAACAAAGATAATCCTGCTGTCGCATTGATCCGAAAAGTCATCGAGAATAAGGAAAAAAATAGACTTTCAGGTCAACAGTATGCTGAATTTGACCAATACGAGAAGATGTCTTTAGGACTGAGCAATCTTTCGGAGAAATTCGTCAATAAAAAAATATTCAAAAATTATCAATTTCTTTTTGAAACGGATGACTCCGCTAAAACAGCCAACAAATATGTTTTGCCTGCTTTCATTGAAGAAAAAATGTCCAAGGTTTATTACCGTAAAGATCCAAGCAAAACCAAACAGTATATCCTTGGTAATCAACGCGCACAGTTTGACCCTAAATTTATTGACAACGATGGTCTGACAGCCTACTTCAATAAATTATATGAACAAGTTGATATTTATGATAACAACATTTCATTGGTTACCAATCAGTTTTTAAGCCCAATTGCAAACTCCGCACCTACTTTTTATAAGTTTTACATTACGGATACCATTAAGACTGTACAGCCTTGGTTGGTCGAATTGAGCTTCTTTCCACGCAACAAGGCAGACATGTTATTCAAAGGCCAACTGTATGTTACCTTAGACGGCAATTATGCCGTACAGGGCGCCAATATGACTGTTGCAGATGATATTAATCTAAACTTTGTACGTGACCTCCAGATACAGCTTAAATTTGAGAAAGATAGCAAAAGTCGCTTTTACTTAAAAACAAGTACCCTGGGTATTGATTTTTCTTTAACAGAAAAAGGCATGGGGATCCGTGGAAGCCGAACAGTAGATTACAATAATTACAAAGTCGGCATTCAGCGTCCTGATAGCACCTATGATGGTCCATCTACCGTCATTGCTTACAATGTAGAAAACAAGAAAGCAACAAAATCATTATTTGAAACACAACGTCCGCTTGCCCTTGCGCAAAACGAATTGAATATCTATCATAATATTGATACTTTACAAAAGATCCCTTCCTTCCGTACCTTCATGGACATCGCTGCATTGGTACTTTCCGGATACAAACAAGCCGGTCCGGTTGAGATCGGTCCTGTAAATACATTCTATAGTTTTAATCCGGTTGAGGGCTTCCGTTTACGGGTTGGTGGACGTACGACCGAATCTTTAAGCAAACGTTTCTATGCGGAAACGTATGCGGCCTATGGTTTTAAAGATCAGAAATGGAAATACTTTTTCAGCGGCACGTATGCATTCAACAATAAATCGGTATACTCCTTCCCGATGCATTATATCAGGGCCTCCTATAAAAAGGACACGAAGATTCCGGGACAAAAACTGGAATTTATTCAGGAAGATAACTTCTTACTCTCTTTCAAGCGCGGTGACAATGACCGCTACATTTATGAGACCAATTACGGCTTAGAGTATAAAAAAGAATTTTTAAATCACCTAGCCATTGGTGCTGCATTCAATATTAACAGACAAACTCCTGCTGGAAGCCTTACCTACCAGATGGTAGATGCCAACAATGAAAGTAGACTGTTTAATGAATTGAACTCTACGGAATTGTCGGTAAATTTCCGATATGCTCCACATGAAGAGTTTTATCAAGGCAAGATTTACCGCACACCAATATTCAATCAATATCCGATCTTCACGTTCAATTATACCGCTGGAATCAAAGGACTGGCTAAAGGTGAGTACAATTACCACAACTTTAATGTGGGCGCCTTTAAGCGCTTCTATTTTAGTCAATTTGGATTTGCTGATGTAACGGCAGAGGGTACTTATATTGCCGGAAAAGAGATCCCATTCCCTTTTTTGACAATCCATCGGGCAAATCAGACGTATGCGTATCAATTGAACTCGTATAACTTGATGAACTTCCTGGAGTTTGTCAGTGACCACAATGCCTCGTTGAATGTGCAATATTATATGAACGGTTTTCTGTTGAATAAAATTCCTTTGATCAAAAAGCTTAAATTACGTGAGGTATTTAGCTTCAAAGGTGTATATGGTGGCCTGCGGAAAGAAAACAATCCTGACGATCCTAACTATGGCTCAAAGGTATTTACTTGGCAGCACAATGCAGATGGTGTACAGAGTTCTTATACCTTCGGTTCAGAACCTTATATGGAAGCCAGTATCGGTCTATCCAACATTTTTAAAATATTACGTGTAGACTACGTAAAACGTCTAAACTATCTTGATCACGTCGATGCACCAGCTTGGGGTATTCGTGCGCGGGTTAGATTTGACTTCTAA
- a CDS encoding PNGase F N-terminal domain-containing protein, which translates to MKKSILFTSILCLSLSSQAQKLSSYVIQYNQSFNGNTAANQNAILVYANEKETFVSSAKEMQGQLAPPYERVVVERSGGNALLKIAKLKDGSIILTKDSLALSKQKFNTTNETKTILGYPCKKVETSINSNKIEVWYTDKLGVKGAPTELGQDLGLVLEVIRNGNTRTFATKVEKVKTIPEQLRLKGNEKLYDELSYKDLIWKNRFIQIPVFRKERIRFADDVKSDSILRFANGTVLVKKVKIPKIKTSDNVFVQLVEQSKGDAYDRTGSVFIIPTNKAQSFLDGMKNGMGTLPTYENGNGKAYQGVVKTASFEPIVELMRFFTPFGVKQFNYLQLKDKVWQDSVLYRQDVTELAGMLSEQEVYVGAFIGNYDKNGHEVSVELTVHPGFDAESKGSLKKTMSLFTTTNVMEMGGQEYGSMFDKEKGLTVSFHLDQDAKNVQLRYITTGHGGWGNGDEFVPKENRIFLDNSLRFKYTPWRNDCGSYRLSNPASGNFATGLSSSDLSRSNWCPGTVTPPIYIDLGDLKAGDHTMQVQIPQGAPEGTSFSSWNVTGTLLFD; encoded by the coding sequence ATGAAGAAAAGTATTCTTTTTACGTCTATTTTATGTTTGTCATTGTCGTCGCAGGCGCAAAAGCTGTCGAGTTATGTCATTCAATATAACCAAAGTTTCAATGGGAATACAGCTGCCAATCAAAATGCCATCCTCGTCTATGCCAATGAAAAGGAGACTTTTGTCAGTTCAGCGAAGGAAATGCAGGGACAGTTGGCGCCGCCATACGAGCGGGTTGTGGTGGAGCGTTCCGGAGGCAATGCCTTACTTAAAATTGCTAAACTCAAAGACGGGTCAATCATTCTAACCAAAGATTCGCTCGCGCTTTCGAAGCAAAAATTTAACACGACAAACGAGACTAAAACAATCTTGGGCTATCCCTGCAAAAAAGTGGAGACCAGCATCAATTCCAATAAAATAGAAGTTTGGTATACCGATAAATTAGGGGTAAAAGGTGCACCCACGGAACTTGGTCAGGACCTTGGTCTGGTACTCGAAGTGATCCGCAACGGGAATACACGGACTTTTGCCACCAAAGTAGAAAAGGTAAAGACGATACCGGAGCAACTGCGGCTGAAAGGAAATGAAAAATTGTACGATGAACTCTCGTATAAAGATCTGATCTGGAAGAATCGTTTTATCCAAATACCTGTTTTTCGGAAGGAGCGCATACGTTTTGCGGATGATGTAAAGTCGGATTCTATTTTGCGTTTTGCCAATGGGACTGTTTTGGTAAAAAAGGTGAAGATCCCAAAAATAAAGACTAGCGATAATGTATTTGTGCAGTTGGTCGAACAATCGAAGGGTGATGCCTATGACCGTACGGGATCAGTTTTTATCATCCCGACCAACAAGGCGCAAAGCTTTTTGGATGGCATGAAAAATGGTATGGGTACCCTGCCTACGTATGAAAATGGAAATGGTAAAGCTTATCAAGGCGTTGTAAAAACAGCATCTTTTGAGCCCATTGTTGAATTGATGCGTTTCTTTACACCCTTTGGTGTTAAGCAGTTTAACTATCTTCAGTTGAAGGATAAGGTTTGGCAAGATTCAGTACTGTACCGTCAGGACGTAACGGAATTGGCTGGTATGTTGAGCGAGCAGGAAGTTTATGTAGGGGCCTTCATTGGCAATTATGATAAAAACGGACATGAGGTGAGTGTGGAGTTGACGGTGCATCCGGGTTTTGATGCCGAGTCAAAGGGCAGCCTGAAAAAGACGATGTCTTTATTTACCACAACCAACGTGATGGAAATGGGCGGCCAGGAGTATGGATCTATGTTTGATAAGGAGAAAGGTCTTACTGTTTCGTTTCATTTGGACCAGGACGCTAAAAACGTGCAATTACGCTACATTACCACAGGGCATGGAGGCTGGGGGAACGGAGATGAGTTTGTGCCGAAGGAAAACCGCATTTTCCTAGACAATTCGTTACGCTTTAAATACACGCCTTGGCGTAATGATTGTGGCTCGTACCGTTTGTCAAACCCAGCTTCAGGCAATTTTGCCACAGGTCTGTCTTCATCCGATCTGAGCCGCTCCAATTGGTGCCCGGGTACAGTAACACCACCAATCTACATTGATCTGGGGGATTTAAAAGCCGGCGACCATACAATGCAGGTGCAGATTCCACAGGGAGCTCCTGAAGGAACGAGTTTTAGTAGTTGGAATGTGACAGGAACCTTGTTGTTCGATTAG
- a CDS encoding protein-disulfide reductase DsbD family protein, producing MFAQADTTANKLEELEFTDGTISPDSLSFEESPDTATVKADSARTKSAAGTAVAKAGAEGKKSLWSIFIAGLIGGFAALLMPCIFPMLPLTVSYFTKQAGSRASGISKALLYGLFIIVIYVALGMIITVAFGSDALNALSTNGIFNFIFFLLLVGFAASFFGAFEITLPSSFVNKMDAKSDKGGLVGLFFMAFSLSLVSFSCTGPIIGTLLVEAASKGERLGPAVGMLGFSIALAIPFGLFAMFPSMLKSLPKSGGWLNSVKVVLGFLELALALKFLSNVDLAYHWNWLDREVFLSLWIAIFALMGLYLIGKIKFSHDSELKFLSVPRTILAIVVFSFVVYMVPGLWGAPLKSISAFLPPSATQDFDLSSGVSAGAAAHSDGKVKKYAEIFHERGTPKGFDPYYDYDQALATAKELNKPILIDFTGWNCVNCRKMEANVWTDKAVAKLLKEEFVMAELFVDDKTELAANEQFVSKYSGKKINTIGKKNSDFQAATFDSNSQPLYVIVDPTGKKLVPQSGANYNVEEYKAFLQSGVDAFKHKN from the coding sequence ATGTTTGCCCAAGCGGATACAACAGCAAACAAGTTGGAGGAGCTTGAGTTTACGGATGGTACGATAAGTCCCGATTCACTGTCTTTTGAGGAGTCCCCAGATACCGCTACCGTCAAGGCCGATTCCGCCCGAACGAAATCAGCAGCTGGGACAGCCGTAGCCAAAGCTGGGGCAGAAGGCAAAAAATCGCTGTGGAGTATTTTCATCGCGGGACTGATCGGTGGTTTTGCAGCTTTATTGATGCCCTGTATTTTTCCGATGCTACCGCTGACGGTGAGTTATTTTACAAAACAGGCGGGGAGTCGTGCCAGCGGTATTAGTAAAGCCCTGTTATATGGATTATTTATTATTGTGATTTATGTGGCTTTGGGAATGATTATCACGGTCGCATTCGGATCTGATGCACTCAATGCACTTTCGACCAACGGTATCTTCAACTTCATTTTCTTTTTGTTGTTGGTTGGCTTTGCGGCTTCTTTTTTTGGCGCATTTGAAATTACCTTACCAAGCTCCTTTGTCAATAAAATGGACGCCAAATCGGATAAAGGTGGGTTAGTTGGCTTGTTCTTTATGGCTTTCAGCTTGTCCTTGGTTTCATTTTCTTGTACGGGACCGATTATTGGAACGCTGTTGGTTGAGGCAGCTTCGAAAGGCGAGCGATTGGGGCCAGCAGTTGGGATGCTGGGATTCTCCATTGCCCTGGCCATTCCTTTTGGTTTGTTTGCGATGTTTCCTTCGATGCTTAAATCCTTACCGAAATCTGGTGGTTGGCTGAATAGTGTAAAGGTCGTGTTAGGCTTTTTGGAACTCGCTTTAGCGTTGAAATTTTTATCCAATGTCGATTTAGCCTACCACTGGAACTGGTTGGATAGAGAGGTGTTCTTATCGCTATGGATTGCTATTTTTGCTTTGATGGGGCTATACCTGATTGGCAAGATCAAGTTCTCCCATGATAGTGAGCTGAAATTCCTGTCTGTTCCTCGAACTATTTTGGCCATCGTTGTTTTTTCTTTTGTGGTCTATATGGTGCCGGGCTTATGGGGAGCGCCTTTAAAATCAATTTCCGCTTTTTTACCACCATCGGCAACACAAGATTTTGATCTTTCTTCGGGCGTAAGTGCCGGAGCTGCTGCGCATTCAGATGGAAAGGTGAAAAAATATGCTGAAATTTTTCATGAAAGAGGCACGCCTAAGGGATTTGATCCTTATTATGATTACGACCAGGCCTTAGCTACGGCTAAAGAATTAAACAAGCCTATTTTAATTGATTTTACGGGCTGGAATTGCGTCAATTGTCGTAAAATGGAAGCGAATGTCTGGACGGACAAAGCTGTGGCAAAATTATTAAAAGAAGAATTTGTGATGGCCGAACTTTTTGTGGATGATAAGACGGAGCTGGCTGCAAACGAACAATTTGTTTCAAAGTATAGTGGCAAAAAGATCAATACCATCGGTAAGAAAAACAGCGATTTTCAAGCGGCTACATTTGATAGCAATTCACAGCCGCTGTATGTCATTGTTGATCCGACGGGCAAAAAACTGGTGCCCCAGAGTGGTGCCAACTACAATGTAGAAGAGTACAAGGCATTCCTACAAAGTGGTGTGGATGCATTTAAACATAAAAACTAA